In a genomic window of Hippoglossus stenolepis isolate QCI-W04-F060 chromosome 15, HSTE1.2, whole genome shotgun sequence:
- the ca4a gene encoding carbonic anhydrase 4a, with protein MRPHSKKTSRCVASSRSSQRRSSMQPLIVPALLASCLWTLCTGAGEWCYQSQFTCDHQCNAPEKWNHANSNCAGKLQSPINVVTRKTLKDDRLTPFQFNNYQQTFRGTLKNNGHSVQVGVPHISTISGGHLPTIYKAVQFHLHWGHNGGPGSEHTIDGEQYPMELHIVHMKHHYTDLTTALSDPEGVAVLGFFYERSNSGNRKYDPVINALRSITTTNDNTTLSSISLTQLIPSEQNLTSYYRYKGSLTTPGCTEAVIWTLFETPIPLSMDQLRVFSDLKFRDGKPMVGTFRPVQPLNGRQVFRSGSAVILASSALLVAAMATALGLSRPN; from the exons ATGCGACCACATAGTAAAAAAACAAGTCGTTGTGTCGCCTCCAGTCGGTCGAGTCAGAGACGCTCCAGCATGCAGCCGCTCATCGTGCCCGCTCTGCTGGCATCCTGCCTGTGGACCCTGTGCACAGGAGCCGGAG aatGGTGCTATCAGTCCCAGTTTACCTGTGATCATCAGTGCAATG CACCTGAAAAGTGGAACCACGCTAACAGCAACTGTGCGGGAAAACTCCAGTCGCCCATCAACGTCGTCACCAGAAAGACTCTGAAAGACGATCGTCTGACTCCTTTTCAGTTCAACAACTACCAGCAGACCTTCAGAGGCACACTCAAGAACAATGGCCACTCAG TTCAGGTTGGAGTTCCCCACATCAGCACCATCTCAGGTGGACACCTGCCGACCATCTACAAGGCCGTACAGTTCCACCTCCACTGGGGCCACAATGGAGGGCCTGGCTCTGAGCATACCATCGATGGAGAGCAGTATCCCATGGAG CTGCACATTGTTCACATGAAGCACCATTACACTGACCTGACAACAGCCCTGTCAGACCCAGAAGGAGTTGCTGTCCTTGGGTTTTTCTATGAG AGGTCCAACAGTGGAAACCGAAAGTACGACCCAGTCATCAACGCTCTGCGAAGCATAACAACTACAA atgACAACACAACTCTGTCTAGCATTTCCCTGACACAGCTGATCCCGTCTGAGCAGAATCTGACCAGCTACTACCGCTACAAGGGCTCTCTGACCACCCCAGGGTGCACCGAGGCTGTGATCTGGACTTTGTTTGAGACCCCCATCCCTCTGAGCATGGACCAG CTGCGGGTCTTCTCCGACCTCAAGTTTCGCGACGGAAAGCCAATGGTTGGGACTTTCAGGCCCGTCCAGCCCTTGAACGGCCGGCAGGTGTTCCGGTCGGGAAGTGCAGTGATCCTGGCCAGCTCCGCCCTCCTTGTCGCCGCCATGGCCACGGCCCTGGGACTGTCCCGTCCCAACTAG